From the genome of Kaistella daneshvariae, one region includes:
- a CDS encoding NAD(P)H-dependent oxidoreductase, with protein MQLIENLKWRHAVKAYDPAKKVSQDDVNKILEAARLAPTSSGLQPFRIIVVENQELKEKMVDGALNPEVMRDSSQVLVFAAWDNYSEEKIDKVYDYHTDVRELPRGRFGSYTDKLKEIYSAQTADENFAHAARQTYIALGLAMAQAAELKIDSTPAEGFDNAKVDEVLGLRALGLKSVTLLYLGYRDIEKDYLSHMKKVRIPMEEFIIKK; from the coding sequence ATGCAGTTAATAGAAAATTTGAAGTGGAGACACGCCGTGAAAGCGTATGATCCGGCGAAAAAAGTTTCGCAGGACGACGTCAACAAAATATTGGAAGCTGCGCGTCTTGCGCCAACTTCTTCGGGCTTGCAGCCTTTTAGAATTATCGTGGTAGAAAACCAGGAGCTGAAAGAAAAAATGGTAGATGGAGCGCTGAATCCGGAGGTTATGAGAGATTCTTCACAAGTGCTTGTTTTTGCAGCATGGGACAATTATTCTGAAGAAAAAATTGATAAAGTATACGATTACCACACCGATGTTAGAGAATTGCCACGCGGCAGATTCGGCAGTTATACTGACAAATTAAAGGAAATTTACAGCGCGCAGACTGCGGATGAAAACTTTGCGCACGCTGCCAGACAAACCTATATTGCACTTGGACTTGCAATGGCGCAGGCGGCGGAGCTTAAAATAGACAGTACTCCGGCGGAAGGTTTTGATAACGCTAAAGTAGATGAAGTTTTAGGCTTAAGAGCTTTAGGTTTGAAGAGCGTAACTTTGCTTTATCTCGGTTATCGTGATATTGAGAAAGATTACCTGTCGCACATGAAAAAAGTGAGAATTCCGATGGAGGAATTTATCATTAAAAAATAA
- a CDS encoding phosphopantetheine-binding protein, with amino-acid sequence MNREDAIQKLKYIVKPYVKDEAALEKINENTDFINDLNINSANLVDVVLDVEEVFDVEIDAESMEKMRDVKSALAVIEEKISAR; translated from the coding sequence ATGAACCGAGAAGACGCGATACAGAAACTGAAATACATTGTAAAACCTTACGTAAAAGACGAGGCCGCCTTAGAGAAAATTAATGAAAATACCGATTTCATCAATGATTTAAATATTAATTCTGCCAATTTGGTGGACGTTGTCTTGGATGTAGAAGAAGTTTTCGATGTTGAAATCGATGCAGAGTCGATGGAGAAAATGCGCGACGTAAAATCTGCTTTAGCGGTCATCGAAGAAAAAATTTCGGCCAGATAG
- a CDS encoding organic hydroperoxide resistance protein — protein sequence MKTLYTTSATAKGGRDGHVKSENGILELDVRTPKALGGSSDDFANPEMLFAAGYSSCFGSALSLVIGKAKIETGEPTVTAKVSLGQIENGGYGLAVEMAVNIPQVSLEEAQKLVEKAHEVCPYSNATRNNIEVKLTVTNS from the coding sequence ATGAAAACATTGTACACAACAAGCGCAACGGCGAAAGGTGGTCGAGACGGCCACGTAAAAAGTGAAAACGGAATTTTAGAACTGGACGTGCGCACCCCAAAAGCACTCGGCGGCAGCAGCGATGATTTCGCGAATCCGGAAATGCTTTTTGCGGCAGGCTATTCTTCGTGTTTTGGCAGCGCCTTGAGTTTGGTCATCGGTAAAGCAAAAATTGAAACCGGCGAGCCAACAGTAACTGCGAAAGTAAGTCTGGGACAAATCGAGAATGGCGGATATGGTTTAGCCGTAGAAATGGCGGTAAATATACCGCAGGTTTCTTTGGAAGAAGCGCAAAAATTAGTTGAAAAAGCGCATGAAGTTTGCCCATATTCCAACGCGACGCGAAATAATATTGAGGTAAAGCTTACGGTAACGAACAGCTAA
- a CDS encoding methyltransferase domain-containing protein codes for MALITTYRRTDLEESMDDFSMDNESLVTALDDIARINQLLGGNSVTLNGIKKLTKNFSKNQTITIMDFGCGGGDMLRTLAKFGKKNNLKYNLIGIDANEATIRHAEKCSSGFNNITYLAEDIFTYDFSKHQIDIALITLTLHHFKDEEILRIMRVIFNVVQKGIIVNDLHRSKLAYRLFQMIIFIFKLKKMTAEDGLISILRGFKREDLEKYSRELQLKNYSIKWKWAFRYQWIIEK; via the coding sequence ATGGCTTTAATCACCACTTACAGAAGAACGGACTTGGAAGAATCGATGGACGATTTTTCAATGGATAACGAGAGTTTGGTCACCGCATTAGACGACATTGCGCGGATCAACCAGCTTTTGGGTGGAAATTCGGTGACCTTAAATGGCATTAAAAAACTCACAAAAAATTTTTCTAAAAACCAGACTATCACCATTATGGATTTTGGTTGCGGCGGTGGTGATATGCTGCGAACGCTGGCAAAATTTGGAAAAAAAAACAACCTTAAATATAATCTGATCGGCATCGATGCCAATGAAGCCACAATCCGTCATGCTGAAAAATGTTCCTCTGGATTTAACAATATCACCTATCTCGCGGAAGATATTTTCACCTATGATTTTTCGAAACACCAAATTGATATTGCGCTGATTACATTAACGTTACACCATTTTAAGGATGAAGAAATTTTAAGGATAATGCGCGTTATTTTTAATGTGGTTCAAAAAGGCATTATCGTAAATGATTTGCATCGCAGCAAATTAGCTTACCGTTTGTTCCAAATGATTATCTTTATTTTCAAATTAAAAAAAATGACTGCGGAGGACGGTTTAATTTCAATTCTGCGCGGCTTCAAACGTGAAGATTTAGAAAAATATTCCCGAGAATTACAGCTGAAAAATTACAGTATTAAATGGAAGTGGGCGTTTCGCTACCAATGGATTATTGAAAAATAA
- a CDS encoding beta-ketoacyl-[acyl-carrier-protein] synthase family protein: MERRVVITGLGVVAPNGIGLEDFRSALKSGRSGIKFDQQLADLQFSCQVSGTPPVEKQNLSEYFTDLELRNFNSTGIMYGVIAGLDAWKDAGLPISETENPDWDSGTIFGTGTSGIEKFRESIYKIDDLQTRRLGSTAVSQTMNSGISAYLGGKLGFGNQVTTNSSACTTGTESILMAFDRIKAGKAKRILAGSTSDSGPYIWAGFDAIKVCNFKSNDAPEKASRPMSASAAGFVPGSGAGALVIEDLESALARNAKIYCEILGGNLNSGGQRGGGSMTAPNSTAVQKCVKDAISDAGISAEEIDYISGHLTATSKDATEIRNLAESLNRFGKDFPYINSLKSLTGHCLSASASVECVAAVLQLSENFVAQNINCEDLNPEIAAIIDEESIPKKIVEKPLKIAAKVSFGFGDVNGCIIFKKYS; this comes from the coding sequence ATGGAAAGACGAGTTGTTATAACGGGACTTGGCGTGGTTGCTCCAAACGGAATTGGTCTGGAGGATTTCCGTTCCGCGCTGAAAAGCGGGCGTTCCGGAATCAAGTTCGACCAGCAGCTCGCTGATTTACAATTCTCCTGTCAGGTTTCCGGAACTCCGCCGGTGGAGAAACAAAACTTGAGTGAATATTTCACCGATCTTGAGCTTAGAAATTTTAATTCTACTGGAATTATGTATGGCGTTATTGCTGGTTTAGACGCCTGGAAGGATGCAGGTTTACCAATTTCAGAAACCGAAAATCCCGATTGGGACAGCGGAACCATTTTCGGCACAGGAACTTCCGGGATTGAAAAATTTCGTGAAAGCATCTATAAAATTGATGATCTGCAAACGCGGCGACTCGGCAGCACAGCGGTTTCGCAAACCATGAACAGCGGAATTTCCGCTTATTTGGGTGGAAAATTGGGTTTTGGAAATCAGGTTACTACCAATTCTTCGGCCTGTACCACAGGAACCGAAAGCATTTTGATGGCTTTTGACCGTATAAAAGCTGGAAAAGCAAAACGAATTCTGGCAGGCAGCACCAGCGATTCGGGACCGTATATCTGGGCAGGTTTTGACGCGATTAAAGTCTGCAACTTTAAATCGAATGACGCGCCGGAAAAAGCTTCAAGACCGATGAGTGCTTCGGCAGCCGGTTTTGTCCCAGGAAGTGGCGCTGGCGCCTTAGTCATCGAAGATTTGGAATCTGCTCTGGCAAGAAACGCCAAAATATACTGCGAAATTTTAGGTGGAAATCTCAATAGCGGCGGCCAGCGTGGTGGCGGAAGCATGACTGCGCCCAACTCTACCGCTGTTCAAAAATGTGTGAAAGACGCGATTTCGGACGCCGGAATTTCCGCAGAGGAAATTGACTATATCAGCGGGCATTTAACAGCAACCTCAAAGGATGCGACTGAAATCCGGAACTTAGCTGAAAGTTTAAACCGCTTTGGCAAAGACTTTCCGTACATCAATTCATTAAAATCACTGACGGGACATTGCCTTTCAGCCTCGGCGAGCGTGGAATGTGTAGCAGCGGTTCTGCAGCTTTCGGAAAATTTTGTGGCGCAAAATATCAACTGTGAAGACCTGAATCCGGAGATTGCGGCGATTATCGATGAAGAGTCTATTCCGAAAAAAATAGTCGAAAAGCCGCTAAAAATTGCAGCGAAAGTAAGTTTTGGTTTTGGTGACGTCAATGGATGCATTATCTTTAAAAAATATTCTTAA
- a CDS encoding MarR family winged helix-turn-helix transcriptional regulator codes for MENLETPKLGNQLCFPFYVIAKEITAMYRPYLEELDITYSQYLVMMVLWEYERLTVNQIGEKLYLDSGTLTPLLKRLESKDYLVRHRKREDERVVEVFLTEKGIQLQNKACLIPGKLQEKLNLSETDLSVMKETVTKLLHKIEK; via the coding sequence ATGGAAAATCTGGAAACCCCAAAATTAGGAAATCAGCTCTGCTTTCCGTTCTATGTCATTGCTAAAGAAATTACGGCCATGTACCGCCCTTATTTAGAAGAGCTGGACATTACCTACTCGCAATATTTGGTAATGATGGTGCTTTGGGAATATGAAAGATTAACCGTGAACCAAATCGGTGAAAAACTGTATCTGGACAGCGGAACTTTAACGCCATTGCTGAAAAGGCTGGAAAGTAAAGATTACCTCGTGCGGCACAGAAAAAGGGAAGATGAGCGTGTGGTGGAAGTTTTTTTAACTGAGAAAGGAATACAACTGCAAAATAAAGCCTGTTTAATCCCGGGAAAACTTCAGGAAAAACTCAATTTGTCTGAAACCGACCTTTCCGTGATGAAAGAAACCGTAACCAAATTATTACACAAAATAGAGAAATAA
- a CDS encoding SDR family oxidoreductase has protein sequence MVKRFENSNYWALIMGGSSGLGLASAKKLAAEGMNICIIHRNPRAEMEAINHEFEKIRALNGKFLSFNKDILNSQHQLEIVAGLKEVLGAEGKIRCLLHSIAKGNLKPMTGSETLSSDDFAITLNAMATSLYDWTKLIFNENLFADDARILAFTSEGSSKPLQNYGAVAAAKAALEAISRNIALEFAPFGLRANCIQAGVTDTRSLQMIPGSEKIVEHTKKRNPFKRLTTPEDVANVVSLLCSDEAAWINGCVIPVDGGEHLC, from the coding sequence ATGGTAAAAAGATTTGAAAATAGCAATTATTGGGCTTTAATCATGGGCGGAAGTTCGGGATTAGGTTTGGCTTCCGCGAAAAAATTAGCCGCTGAAGGCATGAATATTTGTATTATTCACCGGAATCCGCGTGCGGAAATGGAAGCGATCAATCATGAATTTGAAAAAATTCGGGCTTTAAATGGCAAATTTTTGAGTTTTAACAAAGATATTTTAAACAGTCAGCATCAACTTGAAATTGTAGCAGGCTTGAAGGAAGTTTTAGGTGCTGAAGGTAAAATCCGCTGTCTTTTGCACAGCATCGCAAAAGGAAACTTAAAACCTATGACCGGCTCGGAAACTTTATCTTCCGACGATTTTGCAATCACTTTAAACGCAATGGCAACCAGTTTATATGACTGGACGAAATTGATATTTAATGAAAATCTCTTCGCCGACGACGCAAGAATTCTGGCTTTTACCAGCGAAGGAAGTTCGAAACCACTGCAGAATTACGGCGCGGTTGCTGCGGCAAAAGCGGCTTTAGAAGCCATTTCACGAAATATCGCCTTGGAATTTGCACCTTTTGGTTTACGCGCCAATTGTATTCAAGCCGGCGTCACGGATACTCGGTCACTGCAAATGATTCCGGGAAGCGAAAAAATAGTTGAACACACCAAAAAGCGCAATCCATTCAAAAGACTGACCACGCCCGAAGATGTGGCGAACGTGGTATCACTGCTGTGTTCCGACGAGGCGGCGTGGATCAATGGTTGTGTAATTCCGGTAGATGGCGGTGAACATTTATGCTGA
- a CDS encoding YidH family protein, whose protein sequence is MSEENKIRDYLANERTFLAWLRTSVALMGFGLILVKFSVFLKEVTLLDLNKVILHSEKDYSGVTGLVLVVTGMVTLVLSYFNYRRMHQRIRENNFTGNNALILAVTILILSVSIFLVVYLSRNL, encoded by the coding sequence ATGAGTGAAGAAAACAAGATCCGCGATTATCTGGCAAATGAAAGAACATTTCTCGCATGGCTCCGAACTTCCGTAGCATTAATGGGTTTCGGGCTGATTCTGGTGAAATTTTCGGTATTTTTAAAAGAAGTCACCTTGCTTGATTTAAATAAAGTAATTCTCCATTCGGAAAAAGATTATTCGGGTGTAACGGGACTTGTCCTTGTGGTAACGGGAATGGTGACGCTTGTGCTCTCCTATTTCAACTATCGCAGAATGCATCAGCGCATCAGGGAAAATAATTTTACCGGCAACAATGCACTTATTTTAGCAGTTACCATTCTTATCCTGTCGGTCAGTATTTTTTTAGTCGTGTATCTTTCCAGAAATCTTTAA
- a CDS encoding type III polyketide synthase yields the protein MSVKIVTVAKQLPKYSRKTTEVIPFLDQWLVGQDERFVRKVKKIFEGAAVDERYSIMDPIEVFTKTSFEDKNDIYAREVVILGEQVLEKTLKKACWEPQSLDYIITVSCTGIMIPSLDAFLINKLNLRQDIVRLPVTEMGCAAGVSGIIYAKNFLQANPGKRAAVIAVESPTATFQLDDFSMANIVSAAIFGDGAACVLLSSEENADGPEILAEEMYHFYDNEHMMGFKLTNSGLQMVLDIEVPDTISEHFPAILHPFLAKQNLEIKDIDYLIFHPGGKKIVQMVEGLFSELGKNIDKTKEILRLYGNMSSATVLYVLEEIMNEKPEKGERGLMLSFGPGFSAQRILLQW from the coding sequence ATGAGTGTAAAAATAGTTACAGTTGCGAAACAACTGCCCAAATATTCCCGAAAAACCACCGAAGTCATCCCCTTTTTGGATCAATGGCTGGTCGGTCAGGACGAGCGATTTGTCCGCAAAGTGAAAAAAATATTTGAAGGAGCCGCGGTGGATGAACGATATTCCATTATGGATCCGATTGAGGTTTTTACAAAAACTTCGTTTGAAGATAAAAATGACATTTACGCGCGTGAAGTGGTGATTTTAGGCGAGCAGGTTTTAGAAAAAACTTTAAAAAAAGCGTGTTGGGAGCCGCAATCCCTGGATTACATCATCACCGTCAGCTGCACCGGAATTATGATTCCATCGCTGGATGCTTTTCTTATTAATAAGCTGAATTTGCGGCAGGATATTGTACGCTTGCCGGTGACCGAAATGGGTTGTGCCGCGGGTGTTTCGGGTATTATTTACGCGAAAAATTTCCTGCAGGCAAATCCCGGAAAGCGCGCCGCGGTAATTGCAGTGGAAAGTCCGACCGCCACTTTTCAGCTCGATGATTTTTCCATGGCAAATATCGTGAGCGCCGCTATTTTTGGTGATGGCGCTGCCTGCGTTTTGCTTTCATCGGAAGAAAATGCGGACGGTCCGGAAATTTTAGCCGAAGAGATGTATCATTTTTACGATAATGAACATATGATGGGTTTTAAGCTGACGAATTCCGGGTTGCAGATGGTTTTGGATATCGAAGTTCCGGACACGATTTCGGAACATTTTCCGGCTATTTTACACCCTTTTTTAGCAAAACAAAATTTAGAAATTAAGGATATTGATTACTTAATTTTTCATCCGGGTGGAAAAAAAATCGTGCAGATGGTGGAAGGCTTATTTTCGGAATTGGGAAAAAATATCGACAAAACGAAAGAGATTTTGCGGCTTTACGGAAACATGTCCAGCGCCACGGTTTTATATGTTTTGGAGGAAATTATGAACGAAAAGCCGGAAAAAGGTGAAAGAGGTTTGATGCTGAGTTTCGGTCCGGGTTTTTCCGCGCAACGCATTTTACTGCAATGGTAA
- the fsa gene encoding fructose-6-phosphate aldolase: MKFFIDTANLEQIKEAQDLGILDGVTTNPSLMAKEGITGKDAIMNHYKTICEIVVDGDISAEVLGTTYDEMVKEGEELAAIHPNIVVKIPMIKDGVKALKYFSNKGIKTNCTLVFSAGQAILAAKAGANYVSPFLGRLDDISVDGLNLVEEIRLIYDNYMYDTEILAASIRSPMHIINCAKIGADVVTSPLDSILNLLNHPLTDKGLAQFVADAKKMG; the protein is encoded by the coding sequence ATGAAATTTTTTATAGACACTGCAAATCTTGAGCAGATTAAAGAAGCCCAAGATTTAGGTATTTTAGACGGCGTTACCACCAATCCATCATTGATGGCGAAGGAAGGAATTACCGGAAAAGATGCCATTATGAATCATTACAAAACCATATGCGAAATCGTGGTGGACGGCGATATTTCTGCCGAAGTTTTGGGCACAACCTACGACGAAATGGTGAAAGAAGGCGAAGAATTGGCCGCCATTCACCCAAATATCGTGGTGAAAATCCCGATGATTAAAGATGGTGTAAAAGCCTTGAAATATTTTTCAAATAAAGGAATAAAGACGAATTGTACGCTGGTATTTTCTGCTGGACAGGCAATTTTGGCAGCAAAAGCAGGCGCAAATTATGTGTCGCCTTTTTTGGGAAGATTAGATGATATTTCCGTTGACGGTTTAAACTTAGTGGAAGAAATCCGACTGATCTACGACAATTATATGTACGATACGGAAATTTTAGCCGCGTCTATCCGCTCGCCAATGCACATCATCAACTGTGCGAAAATTGGTGCTGATGTCGTAACCTCACCTTTGGATTCAATCTTGAATTTATTGAATCATCCTTTGACTGATAAAGGTTTGGCGCAGTTTGTGGCAGATGCAAAAAAAATGGGCTAA
- a CDS encoding 3-hydroxyacyl-ACP dehydratase FabZ family protein produces the protein MEVSEILKNLPYSAPFLFVEELLHVDKNGATGTFTFDKVLDFYKGHFKKKPVTPGVILTETMAQIGLVCLGIFLVGDELNSESQIGLTSTQIEFLKPVLPGEKVTVISEKVYFRFNKLKCKVKMLNENSEIVCEGTIAGIIKVK, from the coding sequence ATGGAAGTTTCAGAAATTTTAAAAAATTTGCCCTATTCTGCCCCATTTTTATTTGTGGAAGAACTGCTGCACGTTGATAAAAACGGTGCGACTGGAACTTTTACCTTTGACAAAGTTTTAGATTTTTATAAAGGTCATTTTAAAAAAAAACCCGTTACGCCCGGCGTTATTTTAACTGAAACGATGGCTCAAATCGGCCTTGTATGTCTCGGAATTTTTTTGGTCGGCGATGAACTCAATTCTGAAAGCCAAATCGGTTTGACTTCTACACAAATCGAGTTTTTAAAACCAGTTTTGCCGGGTGAAAAAGTAACGGTGATTTCGGAGAAAGTTTATTTTCGGTTTAATAAGCTGAAATGCAAGGTAAAAATGTTAAACGAAAATTCAGAAATCGTATGTGAAGGCACAATTGCCGGAATTATAAAAGTAAAATAA
- a CDS encoding porin family protein, with translation MNKSIQNIFFIGLLFSSTAVFSQIKEEKLILDKKREPEVKKIEKKKTSVETEKNYPPEEKSANPPTYDITNVPASSDFKTSIIKGEDISPKFDADYQNNYFQLGMGNYGKILADGNISTKLENDMEVGGDVHFLSTTGLRKVYDWNSKQNSANVGAFLNSYGEKGKFSINADYGLDNYNYYGIYTLTPASNNVNLQQKTSQIKLNGYYDFYSNDILNDVRLKSSFLTDEFHAKETQAEVMLNLSKHGVEIYSFNDVNLNADLGLNVETLKTDFDILDKNSSEFLNATVAPKITFFKENSYLMLGSDFSFLNAKNSNLSLADQVKNNKTYWFPKAELQFAAADEFKFYAGITGGLKLNSYADLLQENPYLVSDQELRATETKYKFYFGLRGDIDQQLKYDFSAGYGKMNDILFFKANDLFNNTVDYNRPAYDFANTFSSVYDDGNVSEVRGSVQYFPLANLSLDAEVNFEKYDLDNTENIYNKPLVKASVGGKYLMLDKKLSLGAKAIFRTDMTTNSYNINPDDFNPAIYTSTENTDDTVGGFADLNLSAEYKVHKNFSIFALGNNLLNTQYQTFKGYKVLGAQFLGGVKISF, from the coding sequence ATGAACAAGAGCATTCAGAATATATTTTTCATCGGTTTACTGTTTTCTTCAACTGCGGTTTTTTCGCAGATTAAGGAGGAAAAATTAATTTTAGACAAAAAACGTGAGCCGGAAGTAAAAAAGATAGAAAAGAAAAAAACCTCTGTAGAGACGGAAAAAAATTATCCGCCGGAAGAAAAATCTGCCAATCCGCCGACTTATGATATCACCAACGTTCCCGCGTCTTCGGATTTTAAAACTTCTATAATTAAAGGCGAAGATATTTCGCCCAAATTTGATGCGGATTACCAAAATAACTATTTCCAGCTGGGAATGGGAAATTATGGTAAAATTTTGGCCGATGGAAACATTTCTACGAAGCTCGAAAATGACATGGAAGTTGGTGGCGACGTGCATTTCCTTTCCACTACAGGATTGCGAAAAGTTTATGACTGGAATTCCAAGCAAAATTCCGCGAATGTAGGCGCTTTTTTAAACTCTTACGGTGAAAAAGGCAAGTTCAGCATTAATGCAGATTATGGTCTGGACAATTATAATTATTACGGAATTTACACACTGACACCAGCTTCAAACAACGTGAATTTGCAGCAGAAAACCAGTCAGATTAAGCTGAATGGTTATTATGATTTTTATTCGAATGACATTTTAAATGATGTTCGCTTGAAATCGTCTTTCCTTACTGATGAATTCCACGCGAAAGAAACCCAGGCTGAGGTGATGCTGAATTTATCAAAACACGGCGTGGAAATTTATAGTTTTAATGACGTCAACCTTAACGCTGATTTAGGCTTAAATGTTGAAACTTTAAAGACCGATTTCGATATTCTGGACAAAAATTCTTCCGAGTTTTTAAATGCTACAGTAGCGCCGAAAATTACCTTTTTCAAGGAAAATTCTTATTTGATGCTCGGTTCGGATTTTTCATTTTTGAATGCAAAAAACTCGAATCTGAGTTTAGCAGACCAGGTAAAAAATAATAAAACCTACTGGTTTCCAAAAGCGGAACTGCAGTTTGCCGCGGCAGATGAATTTAAATTTTATGCAGGAATTACAGGTGGTTTAAAGCTAAACTCGTACGCGGACTTGCTTCAGGAAAATCCGTATTTGGTGTCTGACCAGGAATTGCGCGCTACCGAAACAAAATATAAATTTTATTTTGGTTTGCGTGGCGACATCGATCAGCAATTGAAATATGATTTCAGCGCAGGGTATGGTAAAATGAATGACATCCTGTTCTTTAAAGCAAATGATCTTTTCAATAATACGGTGGATTATAATCGTCCGGCGTATGATTTCGCGAATACTTTTTCCTCAGTTTATGATGACGGAAACGTAAGCGAAGTTCGCGGAAGTGTACAATATTTTCCGTTGGCAAATTTAAGTCTGGACGCTGAAGTGAATTTTGAAAAATATGATCTGGATAATACCGAAAATATTTATAACAAGCCATTGGTAAAAGCCAGCGTTGGCGGAAAATATCTGATGCTGGATAAGAAGCTGAGTTTGGGCGCAAAAGCGATTTTCCGTACGGATATGACCACCAATTCCTATAATATAAATCCTGATGATTTTAATCCGGCAATTTATACCTCCACGGAAAATACCGATGACACTGTTGGCGGATTTGCAGATTTAAATTTGTCTGCAGAGTATAAAGTTCACAAAAATTTCAGTATTTTCGCACTCGGAAATAATTTACTCAACACCCAATATCAAACTTTCAAAGGTTACAAAGTTTTGGGAGCACAGTTTTTGGGAGGGGTGAAGATTTCGTTTTAA
- a CDS encoding NAD(P)/FAD-dependent oxidoreductase has product MQIPHFDTEILIIGGGLAGLTSAIHLTKMGLKVMVVEKNSYPKHKVCGEYISNEILPYFDWLEIDVEALKPTKITQLQFSSESGRSITAKLPLGGFGVSRYTLDHALYLKALSQDCDIVEDQVNEAIFKGDHFEVHLLSGKILTAKIVLGGFGKRSNIDVKLNRNFLQRKSPWLAVKSHYKGNFSADVVGLHNFKGGYCGVSKVENNLINICYLTNFTAFKKYKNIGEFQQKIVFQNPHLKNILEKSTPIFEKPLTISQICFDKKANVENHILMMGDTAGLIHPLCGNGMAMAIHSAKLASEETLKFLNRAISRAEMEKSYSKRWNQNFKKRLKFGRILGSILEHSKLSEILTNLLTFFPFVLPVIIKKTHGKKINMTEI; this is encoded by the coding sequence TTGCAAATTCCTCACTTTGATACCGAAATCCTGATAATTGGCGGCGGTTTGGCAGGTCTAACCAGCGCCATACACCTCACGAAGATGGGTCTGAAAGTCATGGTGGTGGAGAAAAATTCTTACCCGAAACACAAGGTTTGCGGTGAATATATTTCGAATGAAATTCTGCCTTATTTTGACTGGCTGGAAATAGATGTTGAAGCTTTAAAACCTACAAAAATTACACAGCTACAGTTTTCGTCGGAATCGGGGCGAAGCATTACCGCAAAACTTCCGCTTGGTGGTTTCGGCGTCAGCCGCTATACTTTAGACCACGCGCTGTATTTGAAGGCACTTTCGCAAGATTGCGACATCGTGGAAGATCAGGTGAATGAGGCTATTTTTAAAGGTGATCATTTTGAAGTTCACCTTTTATCTGGCAAGATTTTAACAGCGAAAATAGTGCTCGGGGGTTTTGGCAAAAGGTCGAATATTGATGTGAAACTGAACCGAAATTTTCTTCAGAGAAAATCGCCCTGGCTGGCGGTAAAATCTCATTATAAAGGAAATTTTTCTGCTGATGTCGTGGGGTTGCATAATTTTAAAGGCGGTTATTGCGGCGTCTCGAAGGTGGAAAATAATCTGATAAACATCTGTTATTTAACCAATTTTACAGCATTTAAGAAATATAAAAATATCGGCGAATTTCAGCAAAAAATTGTCTTTCAAAATCCTCATCTGAAGAATATATTAGAAAAGTCAACGCCGATTTTCGAAAAACCGCTCACTATCAGCCAGATCTGTTTTGATAAAAAAGCAAATGTGGAAAACCATATTCTTATGATGGGCGACACTGCCGGGCTGATTCATCCGCTCTGCGGAAACGGAATGGCAATGGCGATTCACAGTGCAAAGCTAGCATCGGAGGAAACTCTAAAATTTCTGAATAGAGCTATTTCCCGGGCGGAAATGGAAAAGAGCTACTCCAAACGCTGGAACCAAAATTTTAAAAAAAGGCTCAAATTTGGCCGAATTTTGGGTAGTATTCTGGAGCATTCAAAATTGTCAGAAATTCTGACCAATTTGCTCACTTTTTTTCCTTTTGTTTTGCCCGTCATCATCAAAAAAACGCATGGTAAAAAAATTAATATGACTGAAATTTAA